A section of the Mus pahari unplaced genomic scaffold, PAHARI_EIJ_v1.1 scaffold_7617_1, whole genome shotgun sequence genome encodes:
- the Gtpbp6 gene encoding putative GTP-binding protein 6 isoform X2, with protein MLFLRAAALPGFWLRCVRSVQQALSPAGTLPCPVRTVHAGSWVSGSAWEGGGPVRGRGGENPREEEEEEEDELLRAPPLLPLVAQRVCVLHPDVRRQAGKKPRSTEWQVAEAAALVRALPGWSVARTLVVPSAAPGSRLVFGKGNFQDVTEKIKGYQDISSVFLNVERMAPLTQKELETAWGLRVFDRFTLVLHIFRCNARTREARMQLALAEIPLLRSSVSGDSGQQDQQGWGSRYIMGSGESPTELRARALRDRELRLRRVLERLRDKRRLMRKERVRREFPVVSVVGYTNCGKTTLIQALTGEAALQPRDQPFATLDVTVHAGLLPSHLRILYVDTIGFLSQLPHSLIHAFSATLEDVAYSDVLVHVTDVSHPDAELQKATVLSTLRGLHLPPALLESALEVHNKVDLVPGYTPPCSGALAVSAISGRGLDELKAALETSVLRATGRQVLTLRVRLGGPQLGWLYKEAVVQQVQELPEGGAAHVTVVITQAAYGRFRKLFPIDASSVLPH; from the exons ATGTTGTTCCTGCGCGCCGCCGCGCTCCCGGGTTTCTGGCTCCGGTGTGTGCGCAGCGTACAACAAGCTCTGAGTCCCGCGGGGACCCTGCCATGTCCCGTCCGCACTGTCCACGCTGGGAGCTGGGTCTCGGGGAGCGCGTGGGAGGGAGGCGGTCCCGTGCGTGGTAGGGGCGGGGAGAACCCGcgtgaggaagaagaggaagaggaggatgagctGCTCCGCGCCCCGCCCCTCCTGCCCTTGGTTGCACAGCGCGTGTGCGTCCTGCATCCTGACGTCAGACGCCAGGCCGGAAAAAAACCTCGAAGCACAG AGTGGCAGGTGGCAGAGGCGGCCGCGCTGGTGCGTGCACTTCCAGGATGGTCGGTTGCGCGTACCCTGGTGGTGCCCAGCGCAGCGCCTGGCAGCAGGCTGGTGTTCGGCAAGGGCAACTTTCAGGACGTGACAG AAAAGATCAAGGGATACCAGGACATCTCATCTGTGTTCCTGAACGTGGAGAGGATGGCGCCACTGACCCAG AAGGAGCTGGAGACCGCGTGGGGCTTGCGTGTGTTCGACAGATTCACCCTAGTCCTGCACATCTTCCGCTGTAACGCACGCACGAGGGAGGCCCGGATGCAGCTGGCGCTGGCAGAGATCCCGCTCCTTAG GTCCTCTGTGAGCGGCGACTCTGGGCAGCAGGACCAGCAAGGCTGGGGTTCCCGGTACATCATGGGGTCAG GAGAGTCACCCACAGAGCTGAGGGCCCGCGCACTCAGGGACCGGGAGCTGCGGCTCCGGCGTGTCCTCGAGCGTCTGCGGGATAAGCGGAGGTTGATGCGGAAGGAGCGGGTGCGGCGCGAGTTCCCTGTGGTGTCAGTGGTGGGATACACCAACtgtg GGAAGACCACACTCATCCAGGCTCTGACGGGTGAGGCTGCTTTGCAGCCGCGGGACCAGCCATTCGCAACTCTTGATGTCACTGTACACGCGGGGTTGCTGCCCTCGCACCTGCGCATCTTATATGTGGACACCATTGGCTTCCTGTCCCAGCTGCCACATAGCCTGATCCATGCGTTCTCTGCCACTCTGGAGGACGTGGCTTACTCG GACGTCCTGGTGCATGTGACTGATGTGAGCCACCCTGACGCTGAGCTGCAGAAGGCCACAGTTCTGTCCACACTGCGGGGCCTGCATCTGCCCCCTGCACTGTTGGAGTCAGCGTTGGAGGTTCACAACAAGGTGGACCTGGTGCCGGG gtaCACTCCACCATGCTCTGGAGCCCTGGCCGTGTCTGCAATCTCAGGGCGTGGGCTAGATGAGCTGAAGGCCGCATTGGAGACATCAGTGCTACGTGCTACAGGCAGGCAGGTCCTCACGCTACGTGTGCGCCTTGGGGGACCCCAACTTGG CTGGCTCTATAAGGAGGCGGTAGTGCAGCAGGTTCAGGAGCTGCCGGAGGGTGGTGCGGCCCACGTGACTGTCGTCATCACCCAGGCTGCGTATGGCCGGTTCAGGAAGCTGTTCCCCATTGACGCCTCTTCTGTCCTCCCACACTGA
- the Gtpbp6 gene encoding putative GTP-binding protein 6 isoform X1 gives MLFLRAAALPGFWLRCVRSVQQALSPAGTLPCPVRTVHAGSWVSGSAWEGGGPVRGRGGENPREEEEEEEDELLRAPPLLPLVAQRVCVLHPDVRRQAGKKPRSTAEWQVAEAAALVRALPGWSVARTLVVPSAAPGSRLVFGKGNFQDVTEKIKGYQDISSVFLNVERMAPLTQKELETAWGLRVFDRFTLVLHIFRCNARTREARMQLALAEIPLLRSSVSGDSGQQDQQGWGSRYIMGSGESPTELRARALRDRELRLRRVLERLRDKRRLMRKERVRREFPVVSVVGYTNCGKTTLIQALTGEAALQPRDQPFATLDVTVHAGLLPSHLRILYVDTIGFLSQLPHSLIHAFSATLEDVAYSDVLVHVTDVSHPDAELQKATVLSTLRGLHLPPALLESALEVHNKVDLVPGYTPPCSGALAVSAISGRGLDELKAALETSVLRATGRQVLTLRVRLGGPQLGWLYKEAVVQQVQELPEGGAAHVTVVITQAAYGRFRKLFPIDASSVLPH, from the exons ATGTTGTTCCTGCGCGCCGCCGCGCTCCCGGGTTTCTGGCTCCGGTGTGTGCGCAGCGTACAACAAGCTCTGAGTCCCGCGGGGACCCTGCCATGTCCCGTCCGCACTGTCCACGCTGGGAGCTGGGTCTCGGGGAGCGCGTGGGAGGGAGGCGGTCCCGTGCGTGGTAGGGGCGGGGAGAACCCGcgtgaggaagaagaggaagaggaggatgagctGCTCCGCGCCCCGCCCCTCCTGCCCTTGGTTGCACAGCGCGTGTGCGTCCTGCATCCTGACGTCAGACGCCAGGCCGGAAAAAAACCTCGAAGCACAG CAGAGTGGCAGGTGGCAGAGGCGGCCGCGCTGGTGCGTGCACTTCCAGGATGGTCGGTTGCGCGTACCCTGGTGGTGCCCAGCGCAGCGCCTGGCAGCAGGCTGGTGTTCGGCAAGGGCAACTTTCAGGACGTGACAG AAAAGATCAAGGGATACCAGGACATCTCATCTGTGTTCCTGAACGTGGAGAGGATGGCGCCACTGACCCAG AAGGAGCTGGAGACCGCGTGGGGCTTGCGTGTGTTCGACAGATTCACCCTAGTCCTGCACATCTTCCGCTGTAACGCACGCACGAGGGAGGCCCGGATGCAGCTGGCGCTGGCAGAGATCCCGCTCCTTAG GTCCTCTGTGAGCGGCGACTCTGGGCAGCAGGACCAGCAAGGCTGGGGTTCCCGGTACATCATGGGGTCAG GAGAGTCACCCACAGAGCTGAGGGCCCGCGCACTCAGGGACCGGGAGCTGCGGCTCCGGCGTGTCCTCGAGCGTCTGCGGGATAAGCGGAGGTTGATGCGGAAGGAGCGGGTGCGGCGCGAGTTCCCTGTGGTGTCAGTGGTGGGATACACCAACtgtg GGAAGACCACACTCATCCAGGCTCTGACGGGTGAGGCTGCTTTGCAGCCGCGGGACCAGCCATTCGCAACTCTTGATGTCACTGTACACGCGGGGTTGCTGCCCTCGCACCTGCGCATCTTATATGTGGACACCATTGGCTTCCTGTCCCAGCTGCCACATAGCCTGATCCATGCGTTCTCTGCCACTCTGGAGGACGTGGCTTACTCG GACGTCCTGGTGCATGTGACTGATGTGAGCCACCCTGACGCTGAGCTGCAGAAGGCCACAGTTCTGTCCACACTGCGGGGCCTGCATCTGCCCCCTGCACTGTTGGAGTCAGCGTTGGAGGTTCACAACAAGGTGGACCTGGTGCCGGG gtaCACTCCACCATGCTCTGGAGCCCTGGCCGTGTCTGCAATCTCAGGGCGTGGGCTAGATGAGCTGAAGGCCGCATTGGAGACATCAGTGCTACGTGCTACAGGCAGGCAGGTCCTCACGCTACGTGTGCGCCTTGGGGGACCCCAACTTGG CTGGCTCTATAAGGAGGCGGTAGTGCAGCAGGTTCAGGAGCTGCCGGAGGGTGGTGCGGCCCACGTGACTGTCGTCATCACCCAGGCTGCGTATGGCCGGTTCAGGAAGCTGTTCCCCATTGACGCCTCTTCTGTCCTCCCACACTGA